The Luteitalea sp. DNA segment CCGGATCGTTCTTCTACAACGGCAACATCGAGGAATCGCAGTACAATGCGCTCACGATCAAGGTCGACAAGCGCTTCGCGAACGACTACCAGTTCCTCGCAAGCTACACGTACTCGGCGAGCTACGACCATGGCAGCGACGTGTTCGCCGTCGGCAATACCTTCAACATCTTGTCCAACAGCCGAGATATCGAGCAGGATTGGGGCCGTTCGTCCTACGACGTGCCGCACCGGGTCGTCGCCAGTGGCAGTGTGATTCTGCCGTTCGGCCAAGGCCGGCGCTTCCTCGATCAGGGCGGCGTTGTGAATGCGCTCGTCGGCGGCTGGCGGGCGTCAACCAACGTCGTCATTCAGAGCGGATTCCCGTTCACTCCGCTCATCCGCAACCGCAGGGCGAACACCGGGTACGCGCTGTCGACCGAGCGCGGCGATCTCATCGGGAACCCGTACTGGTCCGACGACGAGTGGAATCGGCTTGTCGACGAGTGGAAGCGCGCCGACGATACACGCCTCTTCATCATCAACCCCGACGCCATCAGCCTCGATTACGCGCCGGGAACGTTCGGCAGCATCCCGCGCAACTTCTTCCGCGCGCCGTACGGCTATCGGCTCGACCTGTCGTTCGCGAAGGTGTCCGACCTGCCGGGCCGCGTGCAGCTCGAGGTGCGGGCCGATATCATCAACGCGACCGGCGAGCGGCTGCACCGGCTCGATCTGTCGCAACTCGTCCGCGCCAATAATCTGCTCACGCACCCGACCATGGGCAGCGTCGGCACGTACAACGAGCTATTCAATCCCCGCGTGATTCAGCTCGGGATGCGGCTGACCTTCTGATGTGCGTCATTCCGAGCCGACGTGCCGTGGACGGGGCGCCCGAGCGGCGCCCGGACCGCTGCCTCTGGGGCGTCCTGTGCTGACAGCCGGATTCGACAGGTCGTGCATCTCGCCGGCGCCGGGCATGCCGCTCGCCGGATACGCCGCCCGCGAGGGCGTGTGCCTCGGCGTGCACGACGATCTATTCGCCCGCGCGCTCGTGCTCGAGGAAGAGGGGGAGGCGCTCGTCCTTGTCAGCGTCGATCTGCTCGCCCTATCCGACGTCTTCGTGCAGCGCGTGCGGCAGAACATCTACGCCAGGACCGGCATCCCGCGGCGCGGCATCATGGTGTCGGCGACGCACACGCATGCCGGTCCTGTCACCATCTCGACGTTCTTCAATCCAGGCGAGACCCTCGATGCCGGATACATGGACCATCTCGCAAGGGTGATCGAGGACGGCGTTGTGCGCGCCTGGCGCTCGCGGCGGCCAGCACGGATCGGTGTCGGTGTCACCAGCGTGGACGGGTTGGGGGCGAACCGACGAAGTGTGAATCGCCGTCCGATCGATCCAGACGTCGGCGTGATTCGCGTAGAGGAGTCCAGCGGTCGCCCGATGACCGTCGTCGTGAACTACGCCTGCCACCCTACGGTCCTCGGGCCGGACAATCTCCTGGCGTCCGGCGACTTTCCGGCCTTCGCCGTCGCGCGGGTGGAGGCGGGGCCCGGCCAGGGAGCCCGTGCGATGTTCGTCAACGGCGCGCAGGGCGACGTCAGCGTCGGGCATTCCTCGGAGCTGAGCGCCATCGGGGTGATCACACCCGGACGGACCTTCGAACGTGCCGAAGAAATCGGCAATCGCCTCGCGGATGCCGTGCTCGCGACATTGCCGTCGATCTCGACGACACCCCGCGCGTCGATCGCCGCGCGATCCGAGCCCGTGGAGCTGGCCTGGAGGCAGTTCCCGCCGCCCGACCAGACGAGGGCGACGCTCGAGGCCGCCACCGAGCGGCTCAACCACATGCTGGCGGGGGGGGCCTCGCCCGACGAGGTCGCCCGCGCGCGCACCGAGCGCCTGTATGCGTCGATCACGCACTTCTACGGAGGCGAGGCTCACGCCGCCCAGGGCCCTCTGACGATCGAGGTGCAGGCCTTTCGCATCGACGGCGCAGCGCTGATTGCCGTGCCGGCTGAGGTCTTCGTGTCAATCGGTCTCCGGGTCAAGCGTGCCGCGCCTCGGCCGATCCTGCTGGCGGGCGTGACCAACGGGTACATCGCGTACCTGCCGGATAGCGGCGCCTATGCCGTGGGCGGGTACGAAGTCGTCTCCTCCAAGTGCGCGGAGGACTCAGAGGCTCGGCTCGTCGATGGGATCCTCGCACTCCAGCGGCGGCTGTTCGACGGAGCGGCAACGGCATGACGTCGCCCATCGCCGGACCCGGATTCTCCGCCGCGGCGCCAGACCCGTCGCGGTCCGTGCGGGTCGGCGTCATCGGCCTTGGGATCATGGGCGAGCAATACGTTCGCATCTACCAGGCGCATCCCGCGGCGCGGGTCACCGCGATCAGCACGCGCCGCGAGGATCGACTGGCGGAGGTCGGCGCTCGATATGACGTGGCGGGCCGGCACACCGACTTCCGCGACCTGCTCGCGCGCGACGACGTGGATGCGGTCTGTGTCGCCACGCCTGACGACGTGCACCACGCGCCCGTTCGCGCCGCGATCGAGGCCGGAAAGCACGTGCTCTGCGAAAAGCCGTTTACGACGGATCTGGCCGAGGCGGACGACATTCTGGCCATGCTGCGCACGCGCCCCCGACAGAAGCTGCAGGTCGCGTTCAACCATCGCTGGCTCTCTTCCTACCATCACGGCGCCGCCGCGATTCGGAGAGGGGACATCGGCCGCCCGGTGTCAGGCTTTGCGCGGAAGAACGACACGATCTACGTGCCGACGGAGATGCTCCCATGGGCTGCCCGGACGACCCCGATTCACTTCCTCGGGGCGCACGACATCGATCTGATGCGCTGGTTCTTGGCGGCCGAGCCGGTCACGGCCTACGCCCGCGGCGTCAGAGGCGTGCTGGCCAGTCGAGGCGTGGAGACGTGGGACGTGGTGCACGCCCTCGTGTCGTTCGAAGGGGGCGCGGTGGCGGCGTTCGAGGCCGCATGGATCTATCCGAACGCGTTTCCGACGCTGACCGATTCGTTCCTCGAAGTCATCGGCACCGAGGGCCATCTGCATTTCGACCGGAAGCGCGAGTCGATCGAGATGAGCACCGCGACGGCTTTCACGTTTCCGAAGACGTTCCTGCTGTCCGACGTGTTCGGCCGGATGCGTGGAGCGTTCGTGGAATGCCTCTCGGACTTCGTCGCGGCCGTCACGGAGGATACCGAGCCGCGCGTGACCGCGTTCGATGGCCGGCAGGTGACGGCGGTGCTCGACGCCGTCACGCGATCACTCGTCAGCGGCCGGCCCGAAGGGGTCGTCAGGAAACAGACGTCGAGGGATTAGCCAGCGCCCGTCCCCTGCCGGGGCGGCAGCGGAGCACCGGATGCCGAGTCGTCTCGAGACCGCCGATCACATCGTCATCTTCGGCTACTTCGCGCTGCTCACGCTGATTGGACTCTACTTCTGGCGACGGATGCGTCACGTCCGCGACCTGTTCGCGGCCGGACGGAGCGTGCCGTGGTGGCTCACCGGCATCTCGTTCTACCTGACCGGCTTCAGCGCCTTCACGTTCGTCGCCTACTCCGAGATGGCGTATCGATACGGGCTCGTGGCGATCACGCTTGCTTGGAGCGCGGCAGCGGCCATGCTGGCGGGCAGCGTGTTCCTTGCCGCGCGATGGCAGCGCGCGCGGATCATCAGCCCCGTCGAGTTCCTCGAGGCGCGCTTCAGCCCGGCGCTGCGGCAGGTGCTGGCCTGGACCGGTATCCCCCTGAAGGTGATCGACGACGGGCTCAAGATCTACGCGACCGGCATCTTCGTCTCGGTCGGGATGGGCTACGACCTTCGCACGAGCATCCTGGTCAGTGGACTCGTGATGCTGCTCTACACGTTCATGGGCGGTCTGTGGGCCGTCATGGTGACCGACTACGTCCAGTTCATCGTGCTGACGCTCGGCGTCGTGGTGCTCTTTCCGCTGGTCGTCAGCCGTCTCAACGGGTTCGAGGCGATGTTTCGAGGCGCGCCGGCGGACTTCGGCGCGCCGGTGGGAGGGCCGATCACCCCTCTGTACGTATTCGCGTTCTACCTGCTGGTGATGCTCAGCTACAACGGGAACTGGGCCTACGCACAGCGGTTCTACAGCGTACGTGACGAGCGTGCGGCACGGAAGGCCGGACTGCTCGCCACGGCGTTGATGATCGTGGGACCACC contains these protein-coding regions:
- a CDS encoding gfo/Idh/MocA family oxidoreductase codes for the protein MTSPIAGPGFSAAAPDPSRSVRVGVIGLGIMGEQYVRIYQAHPAARVTAISTRREDRLAEVGARYDVAGRHTDFRDLLARDDVDAVCVATPDDVHHAPVRAAIEAGKHVLCEKPFTTDLAEADDILAMLRTRPRQKLQVAFNHRWLSSYHHGAAAIRRGDIGRPVSGFARKNDTIYVPTEMLPWAARTTPIHFLGAHDIDLMRWFLAAEPVTAYARGVRGVLASRGVETWDVVHALVSFEGGAVAAFEAAWIYPNAFPTLTDSFLEVIGTEGHLHFDRKRESIEMSTATAFTFPKTFLLSDVFGRMRGAFVECLSDFVAAVTEDTEPRVTAFDGRQVTAVLDAVTRSLVSGRPEGVVRKQTSRD